A genomic window from Solanum stenotomum isolate F172 chromosome 10, ASM1918654v1, whole genome shotgun sequence includes:
- the LOC125878454 gene encoding uncharacterized protein LOC125878454, with amino-acid sequence MAAAFSSSFANFAIGAQFYRPKFVKPKTFVNPIRCAGRLEWDPDGLLGPAQTGHIARLEFQRRLENDAAAREEFERQVREEKERRRVLRESRVIPDTVEGLVEFFLDTEAQEIEFEIARMRPRLNKEFFDHLQVELGKLRFSVNKTQAVEDRLIELEALQKALQEATEAYDKLQADLVATKKNLTEILTSKDVKATLLDLVGRNALNRPLLTLLDENIATAHSVNQKQAAEYMEKLRGLVLKYLTV; translated from the exons ATGGCCGCAGCATTCAGCAGCAGCTTTGCTAATTTCGCCATTGGAGCTCAATTCTACAGGCCCAAATTCGTAAAACCCAAAACTTTCGTAAACCCAATTCGTTGTGCTGGTAGACTAGAATGG GACCCAGATGGTTTATTGGGTCCGGCCCAAACGGGTCATATAGCCCGACTCGAGTTCCAGAGACGCCTTGAGAATGACGCTGCGGCCAGAGAAGAATTTGAACGGCAAGTTCGTGAAGAGAAAGAGCGTCGCAGAGTTCTTCGTGAG TCACGAGTGATTCCGGATACAGTGGAAGGGCTTGTGGAGTTTTTTCTTGACACTGAAGCTCAAGAGATTGAGTTTGAGATTGCAAGAATGAGACCACG ATTGAACAAAGAATTTTTTGACCATCTGCAAGTCGAACTTGGAAAGCTGCGCTTTTCTGTAAACAAAACTCAG GCCGTGGAAGACAGATTAATTGAACTGGAAGCACTGCAAAAGGCCCTGCAAGAAGCAACAG AAGCCTATGATAAATTGCAAGCAGATCTTGTAGCAACAAAGAAGAACTTAACTGAGATTTTGACTTCAAAGGATGTCAAGGCCACT CTATTGGATTTGGTTGGGAGGAATGCACTGAATAGACCCTTGTTGACACTTCTTGATGAAAACATTGCAACTGCACATAGTGTTAACCAG AAACAAGCAGCAGAATACATGGAAAAGCTGAGAGGACTTGTTCTGAAGTACTTAACAGTATAG
- the LOC125842485 gene encoding non-specific lipid transfer protein GPI-anchored 7-like, translating to MFSSKFSWLITAALLSAIITDAQTTSCASKLVPCAPFLNSTSNPSASCCDPLREAVNKDLQCICKLFENPTLLPSLGINVTQVIALLKNCNIPGDVNTCKAGGPSSPSPSKGASPGKCD from the exons ATGTTCTCCTCCAAATTTTCGTGGCTGATCACGGCGGCGCTACTGTCGGCAATCATCACGGATGCCCAAACGACGTCGTGTGCTTCTAAACTAGTCCCCTGTGCACCTTTCCTCAACTCAACGTCCAACCCATCGGCTTCTTGTTGTGACCCACTCAGAGAAGCCGTGAACAAAGATCTTCAATGTATCTGCAAACTTTTCGAAAATCCCACTTTATTGCCTTCTCTCGGTATTAATGTTACTCAAGTTATTGCACTTCTCAAAAACTGTAACATTCCTGGCGATGTTAACACTTGTAAAG CTGGTGGTCCAagttctccttctccttctaaAGGAGCGTCACCAGGTAAATGTGATTGA